Proteins encoded in a region of the Photobacterium profundum SS9 genome:
- a CDS encoding isoprenyl transferase, with the protein MAERTIETELSAECLPKHVAVIMDGNGRWAKAKGKARVFGHKAGVEAVRKSVTTANRLGVKVLTLFAFSSENWRRPEDEVSLLMELFMTVLTREVKRLHKNNIQLRIIGDKSGFSERLQRKIATSEALTANNTGLVLNIAANYGGQWDILQATKKLAVQIAEQGLTASDITEDMLSAGMSTADLPDVDLMIRTSGECRISNFMLWQAAYAELYFTEQHWPDFDEESFANAIAWYINRERRFGCTGEQIQALIQE; encoded by the coding sequence ATGGCAGAGCGTACCATCGAAACTGAACTTTCTGCTGAATGTTTACCGAAGCATGTTGCCGTCATTATGGATGGGAATGGTCGGTGGGCGAAGGCAAAAGGAAAGGCTCGAGTGTTTGGCCATAAGGCTGGCGTTGAAGCCGTGCGTAAAAGTGTCACGACGGCTAACCGCCTTGGCGTTAAGGTTTTGACATTATTTGCTTTTAGTAGCGAAAACTGGCGTCGCCCTGAAGACGAGGTTTCATTATTAATGGAACTGTTTATGACTGTACTGACTCGTGAAGTTAAACGTCTTCATAAAAATAATATCCAATTACGTATTATCGGTGACAAAAGTGGCTTTAGTGAGCGACTTCAACGAAAAATAGCAACCTCGGAAGCGTTAACGGCTAACAATACTGGTCTAGTCTTGAATATTGCTGCCAATTACGGTGGGCAATGGGATATCTTACAAGCAACGAAAAAATTAGCCGTTCAGATTGCTGAACAAGGCTTAACGGCTTCAGATATTACTGAGGATATGTTGTCTGCTGGCATGTCGACGGCTGATTTGCCTGATGTGGATTTAATGATCCGTACGAGTGGTGAATGCCGTATTAGTAATTTTATGCTGTGGCAGGCAGCTTATGCAGAATTGTACTTCACAGAGCAGCACTGGCCTGATTTTGATGAAGAAAGCTTTGCTAACGCTATAGCATGGTATATTAACCGCGAACGCCGCTTTGGTTGTACGGGTGAACAGATTCAAGCTTTAATACAAGAATAA
- the bamA gene encoding outer membrane protein assembly factor BamA, with translation MAIKKLLIASLLLGSSVAQSAEQFVVDDIRFEGLQRVTMGAALLKMPVRVGDNVDDRDVAEIIQALFASGNFEDIKVFRDGDALVVKVLERPTIANITFSGNKAIKEEQLTDNLDSSNLRIGEALDRTTLSKIEKGLEDFYYSVGKYNASVQAVVTPLPRNRADLKFVFTEGVSAKIQQINFIGNDVFTDAELSSKFNLKADIPWWNFLADEKYQKQVLAGDLEILRSQYLNNGYLKYKLDSTQVSISPDKKGVYITLKISEGEQYQVKDVTFRGDLSKDNKDLNELVTIKEGDIYNGAQVTALEDAVKRTLGESGYAYPQVTTIPDFDDDKNEVSLLVNVESGKRIYVRNIQFSGNTSTKDEVLRREMRQMEGSWLNSKSVESGKSRLNRTGFFETVDVQTVRVPGSDDEVDIKYVVKEANAGSINFGVGYGTESGISFQAGIQQDNFLGTGNRFGINAMMNDYQKNVSLEYRDPYFTIDGISLGGKIYYNEFEASDANISDYTNQSYGTSLTWGFPFDELNFFEFGLGYDHNKISNTQEYYQIEKFKKIHGFDRGQNVIELDDFDWSVSWTRNNLNRGYFPTAGNHQRASFRMTIPGSDAQYFKTQYDVRQYFPLNDGHDFSLLLRGRLGYGNGYGTTDNGSDQLLPFYENFYAGGFTTLRGFRSNTVGPKAVYVQGCPTGGPSGNNNCAIGTDDAAGGNAVALASIELIVPTPFASDEVRNQIRTSLFIDAGTVWDTEYDLKDTDGKYLEDYSDMGLIRASYGAALQWMSPMGPLVFSIARPIKKYDGDDEEFFTFTIGRTF, from the coding sequence ATGGCGATAAAAAAACTGTTGATTGCATCACTCTTACTCGGTAGCAGTGTTGCGCAGAGCGCGGAACAATTTGTAGTTGACGATATTCGTTTTGAAGGGCTTCAACGTGTCACTATGGGGGCTGCATTGTTAAAAATGCCAGTACGTGTAGGCGATAATGTTGATGATCGTGATGTGGCGGAAATTATTCAGGCTCTTTTTGCTTCCGGTAACTTCGAAGATATTAAAGTATTTCGTGATGGTGATGCACTGGTTGTCAAAGTGCTTGAGCGTCCGACAATTGCCAACATAACATTTTCGGGAAACAAGGCGATCAAGGAAGAGCAACTTACTGATAATCTAGATTCATCGAATCTTCGTATTGGTGAAGCACTTGATCGTACGACACTCAGTAAAATAGAAAAAGGACTAGAAGACTTTTACTATAGTGTAGGTAAATATAACGCCAGCGTACAAGCTGTTGTTACTCCATTGCCCCGAAACCGTGCGGATCTTAAGTTTGTCTTCACTGAAGGTGTATCGGCAAAAATTCAGCAGATCAACTTCATTGGTAATGACGTTTTTACTGATGCAGAGCTGAGCAGTAAATTTAACTTGAAGGCTGATATTCCATGGTGGAACTTCCTTGCTGATGAAAAATATCAAAAGCAAGTGCTCGCCGGTGATTTAGAAATATTACGCTCGCAATACTTGAATAATGGTTACTTGAAATACAAGTTAGACTCTACTCAAGTCTCGATCTCTCCTGATAAAAAGGGTGTGTATATCACGCTTAAAATCAGTGAAGGCGAGCAGTATCAAGTGAAAGATGTAACATTCCGTGGTGACTTATCGAAAGATAATAAGGATCTAAACGAGCTTGTTACAATCAAAGAGGGTGATATCTATAACGGTGCGCAAGTAACGGCACTTGAAGATGCGGTTAAGCGAACATTAGGTGAATCTGGTTATGCGTACCCGCAGGTAACGACCATTCCTGATTTTGATGACGATAAAAATGAAGTCTCACTGCTTGTAAACGTTGAATCTGGCAAGCGTATTTATGTACGTAACATCCAGTTCTCTGGTAACACATCGACGAAAGATGAAGTGTTGCGTCGAGAAATGCGTCAAATGGAAGGCAGTTGGCTGAACTCGAAATCTGTTGAAAGCGGTAAGAGTCGTTTGAATCGAACTGGTTTCTTTGAAACCGTCGATGTACAAACCGTTCGTGTTCCGGGTTCTGATGATGAAGTCGACATCAAATATGTCGTGAAAGAGGCTAATGCTGGTAGCATTAACTTCGGTGTTGGTTATGGTACTGAATCAGGTATCAGTTTCCAAGCAGGTATTCAGCAAGATAACTTCTTAGGTACCGGTAACCGTTTTGGCATCAATGCGATGATGAACGACTACCAAAAAAATGTCAGCTTAGAATACCGTGACCCTTACTTCACTATCGATGGTATCAGCTTAGGTGGTAAAATTTACTACAACGAGTTTGAAGCATCGGATGCAAACATTTCGGACTATACCAACCAAAGTTATGGTACAAGTTTGACATGGGGTTTCCCGTTTGATGAATTAAACTTCTTCGAATTTGGCCTTGGTTACGATCATAACAAGATCTCGAATACCCAAGAATATTACCAGATTGAAAAATTCAAAAAGATCCATGGCTTCGACCGAGGTCAAAATGTGATTGAATTGGATGACTTTGATTGGTCGGTTTCATGGACTCGTAACAACTTGAACCGTGGTTATTTCCCGACGGCGGGTAATCACCAACGTGCATCATTCCGTATGACAATTCCGGGCTCTGATGCTCAGTATTTCAAAACGCAGTACGATGTTCGACAATATTTCCCGCTAAACGACGGGCATGATTTCAGCTTATTACTTCGTGGTCGCTTAGGTTACGGTAATGGTTATGGCACAACCGACAATGGTAGTGATCAATTACTGCCATTCTACGAAAACTTCTACGCGGGTGGTTTCACTACGCTACGTGGTTTCCGTTCTAATACTGTTGGTCCAAAAGCTGTTTATGTACAAGGTTGTCCGACTGGTGGTCCATCAGGGAATAACAATTGTGCTATCGGTACTGATGATGCAGCAGGTGGTAACGCCGTTGCACTAGCAAGTATAGAGCTTATTGTTCCAACCCCGTTTGCATCTGATGAAGTTCGTAACCAGATCCGTACTAGTCTATTTATTGATGCTGGTACAGTGTGGGATACGGAATATGATTTGAAAGATACTGACGGTAAATATCTTGAAGATTATTCCGACATGGGATTAATTCGTGCGTCATATGGTGCTGCTTTACAGTGGATGTCACCGATGGGCCCATTGGTATTTTCGATTGCTCGTCCGATCAAGAAATACGACGGTGATGATGAAGAATTCTTCACATTCACCATTGGGCGAACATTCTAA
- the lpxA gene encoding acyl-ACP--UDP-N-acetylglucosamine O-acyltransferase, translated as MIHETAKIHPSAVIEDGVKIGANVTVGPFTYIGADVEIGDGTEVMSHVVIKGPTVIGQDNRIFPFAVIGEECQDKKYSGEATRLVVGDRNVIRESVQMHRGTVQDRGVTTVGSDNLFCVNVHIAHDCVVGDNIIMGNNATLAGHINVEDYAIISALSAVHQFCTVGAHCFIGGGSIVVKDVPPYVMAQGNHAKPFGINIEGLKRRGFEKPELHAIRRAYKEIYRSGKTLAEVKPVLEEMVKDYPSIGLFVKLFDNSTRGIIR; from the coding sequence ATGATCCATGAAACTGCAAAAATCCATCCGTCGGCTGTAATCGAAGATGGCGTCAAAATTGGCGCGAATGTTACCGTTGGTCCATTTACTTATATCGGCGCAGATGTAGAAATTGGTGACGGCACAGAAGTGATGTCACACGTTGTGATCAAAGGCCCTACGGTTATTGGTCAAGACAACCGTATTTTCCCATTCGCAGTGATTGGTGAAGAGTGCCAAGATAAGAAATACAGCGGTGAAGCAACACGTCTGGTGGTTGGTGATCGCAATGTGATTCGTGAAAGCGTTCAGATGCACCGTGGAACAGTTCAAGACCGAGGCGTTACCACTGTTGGTAGTGATAACTTGTTCTGTGTGAATGTGCACATTGCACACGACTGTGTGGTGGGTGATAACATCATCATGGGCAACAATGCTACGTTGGCGGGTCACATTAACGTTGAAGATTATGCCATTATTTCGGCCTTATCAGCGGTACATCAATTTTGTACTGTGGGTGCCCACTGCTTTATTGGTGGAGGTTCTATAGTGGTCAAAGATGTACCACCGTATGTGATGGCACAAGGCAATCATGCCAAACCGTTTGGTATCAATATCGAAGGCTTAAAACGTCGCGGTTTTGAAAAGCCAGAGTTACATGCAATCCGCCGTGCTTATAAAGAGATCTATCGTTCAGGCAAAACACTGGCTGAAGTGAAACCTGTGTTAGAAGAGATGGTAAAAGATTATCCATCGATTGGTCTATTCGTTAAGCTATTTGATAATTCGACTCGCGGTATTATTCGCTAA
- a CDS encoding phosphatidate cytidylyltransferase, giving the protein MLKQRIITALILAPLVIAGIFLLPFSFFVIALAAITLIGFWEWTQFVDAKSRLVAMVVPTMTLGLSLVVIPFDVTALSTLTESHHGILFVGGIWWLIASTLAITYPSSVKLWSASSSLKHFFGLLTLIPFFWSILMLRAVNYAENPYHGAKLVLLVCFLVWAADTGAYFSGKRFGKTKMAPAVSPNKTIEGLVGGALLAILITWGGATLMDIPFTSLSNLFIIAIITVIASVLGDLVESMFKRVSGIKDSGNILPGHGGILDRIDSLTAALPVFALLYLWVL; this is encoded by the coding sequence TTGTTAAAGCAACGAATTATTACTGCACTAATCCTCGCGCCTTTAGTGATTGCCGGGATATTTTTACTACCATTTTCTTTTTTCGTCATTGCTCTTGCCGCGATTACATTGATTGGTTTTTGGGAATGGACACAGTTTGTTGATGCTAAATCGCGCCTCGTTGCGATGGTCGTACCTACGATGACCCTAGGCCTAAGCTTGGTAGTAATACCTTTTGATGTAACTGCATTATCAACACTGACCGAATCACACCATGGTATATTGTTTGTTGGGGGGATTTGGTGGTTAATTGCATCTACCTTAGCAATAACATACCCATCCAGCGTAAAACTTTGGTCTGCATCTTCTTCGCTAAAACACTTCTTTGGGTTACTTACACTCATCCCATTCTTTTGGAGTATCTTAATGCTCCGCGCTGTTAACTATGCAGAAAACCCATATCATGGTGCAAAACTCGTGTTATTGGTTTGTTTTCTGGTGTGGGCGGCAGATACTGGCGCGTACTTCTCTGGTAAACGTTTCGGAAAAACTAAAATGGCCCCTGCGGTTAGCCCGAATAAAACCATTGAAGGTTTAGTCGGCGGGGCATTGTTAGCGATCCTTATTACGTGGGGTGGCGCGACATTGATGGATATTCCATTTACGAGCTTAAGCAATCTTTTCATCATTGCTATTATTACAGTGATTGCATCTGTTTTGGGTGACTTGGTTGAAAGTATGTTCAAGCGTGTTTCTGGCATCAAAGATAGTGGTAATATTTTACCTGGTCACGGTGGTATCCTTGATCGTATTGACAGCTTAACGGCTGCGCTTCCTGTTTTTGCTTTATTGTATCTTTGGGTGCTGTAA
- the lpxB gene encoding lipid-A-disaccharide synthase — MTKPLRIGIVAGEISGDILGAGFIRAIKAQYPDAEFVGVAGPRMEAEGCKALFDMEELAVMGIVEVLGRLPRLLKVKAELVKYFTENPPDVFVGIDAPDFNLRLELDLKQHGIKTVHYVSPSVWAWRQKRIFKIEAATNLVLAFLPFEKAFYDKFNVPCEFVGHTMADAIPLETDKAAAQALLNLDGSKRWLAVLPGSRGSEMGMLAAPFIETCKLLKQKHPDLGFVVALVNEKRREQFQLAWQETAPELDFVLVNDTARNVMIASDAVLLASGTVALECMLVGRPMVVGYKVKPLTAWIIRRLVKTKYVSLANILADKPLVTELLQEDCVPEKLSAEVDRILSSDNTELLSEFSIMHQSIKCDADNRAAHAVLSLINKV; from the coding sequence ATGACGAAGCCACTTCGAATAGGAATTGTCGCTGGGGAAATCTCCGGCGATATTTTAGGTGCCGGCTTTATTCGTGCGATTAAGGCCCAATACCCTGACGCTGAGTTTGTTGGTGTCGCAGGTCCTCGTATGGAAGCAGAAGGCTGTAAAGCGCTGTTTGATATGGAAGAGCTTGCGGTGATGGGAATTGTGGAAGTATTAGGGCGTTTGCCACGCTTGCTCAAAGTGAAAGCTGAGCTAGTGAAATACTTTACTGAAAATCCACCTGACGTATTCGTTGGTATTGATGCGCCTGATTTTAATCTGCGCCTAGAGCTAGATTTAAAACAGCATGGTATTAAGACGGTTCATTACGTGAGCCCATCGGTATGGGCGTGGCGTCAAAAGCGAATTTTCAAAATTGAAGCTGCAACGAATTTGGTGTTGGCTTTCTTACCTTTTGAAAAAGCGTTTTATGATAAGTTTAATGTGCCTTGTGAGTTTGTTGGGCATACGATGGCTGACGCTATTCCCCTTGAAACCGATAAAGCAGCAGCACAAGCGTTACTGAACCTTGATGGCAGTAAGCGCTGGCTAGCCGTATTACCCGGTAGCCGTGGCAGTGAGATGGGGATGTTAGCTGCTCCTTTCATTGAAACTTGTAAATTGCTTAAGCAAAAACACCCAGACCTTGGTTTTGTTGTTGCCTTAGTCAATGAAAAGCGCCGTGAACAATTTCAATTGGCATGGCAAGAAACGGCGCCAGAACTCGACTTTGTATTGGTGAATGATACCGCGCGTAATGTGATGATTGCTTCAGATGCGGTGTTATTAGCATCAGGTACAGTCGCATTAGAGTGCATGCTTGTTGGTCGTCCGATGGTGGTGGGGTACAAAGTGAAGCCTTTGACCGCATGGATAATACGACGTTTGGTTAAAACCAAATATGTGTCACTGGCAAACATTTTGGCCGACAAACCGTTGGTGACCGAATTACTGCAAGAAGATTGCGTGCCTGAAAAGTTAAGTGCTGAAGTTGATCGAATCTTGAGTTCTGATAATACTGAACTATTGAGTGAGTTTTCTATTATGCATCAATCAATTAAATGCGATGCGGATAATCGAGCCGCTCACGCAGTTTTATCATTAATCAACAAAGTTTGA
- the rseP gene encoding sigma E protease regulator RseP yields the protein MMSVLWNLGSFILALGILIAVHEFGHFWVARRCGVYVERFSIGFGKSLWRKVGKDGTEYTLAMIPLGGYVKMLDERVDDVPADKKHMAFNNKPLWQRSAIVAAGPMANFIFAIFAYWVVYLIGIPAVRPIIGDVAPQSIAAEAGISSGMELKSISGIKTADWESANMAMISHIGDKEMVITVTEPNNDYEVQRTLNLSTWSFDPESERVLTTLGIAPYSPAITLSISQLVDGGAAIDAGFRLNDKIVAIDNTPITQWLEVVDAVRSHPEQALLFDLEREGQRVSVTLTPKLKKLANDELIGYAGFAPEVEAWPESYRINLQFGPIEAVGKATEKTWQLVTLTFGMVTKLVTGDVALKNLSGPISIAKGAGMTADYGLVYFLGFLALISVNLGIVNLLPLPVLDGGHLMYFAIEAVTRRPVSERVQDLGYRVGSAILVALMAVALFNDFTRL from the coding sequence ATGATGAGTGTTTTATGGAATCTGGGGTCATTTATACTGGCTTTAGGCATTTTAATCGCAGTACATGAGTTCGGTCATTTTTGGGTCGCTCGACGTTGTGGTGTCTATGTTGAACGCTTTTCCATCGGTTTTGGTAAGTCGTTATGGCGTAAAGTGGGTAAAGATGGCACAGAATATACGCTGGCTATGATTCCACTGGGTGGTTACGTTAAAATGCTCGATGAGCGTGTTGATGACGTACCAGCTGATAAAAAACATATGGCTTTCAATAATAAACCACTATGGCAACGTAGTGCGATTGTTGCTGCCGGACCCATGGCGAACTTTATTTTTGCTATCTTTGCTTATTGGGTCGTTTATCTGATTGGTATTCCTGCCGTTCGTCCTATTATTGGTGACGTCGCTCCGCAATCGATAGCGGCGGAAGCAGGAATTAGCTCTGGAATGGAACTAAAATCTATTTCAGGAATCAAAACCGCTGATTGGGAATCCGCTAATATGGCGATGATTTCTCATATCGGTGATAAAGAAATGGTTATTACAGTCACTGAACCTAATAATGACTATGAGGTTCAGCGTACTTTAAACCTAAGCACTTGGTCATTTGACCCTGAAAGCGAACGTGTTTTAACAACGCTAGGTATTGCACCCTATTCACCTGCAATAACCCTTTCCATCTCACAACTTGTTGACGGTGGAGCAGCAATTGATGCCGGATTCAGGTTAAATGATAAAATTGTGGCGATCGATAATACCCCGATCACGCAATGGCTAGAGGTTGTCGATGCTGTTCGCTCACACCCTGAACAAGCACTGTTGTTTGATTTAGAGCGTGAAGGGCAACGTGTTTCGGTGACATTGACACCAAAATTAAAAAAATTGGCGAATGATGAGTTAATTGGATACGCAGGTTTTGCACCAGAAGTGGAAGCGTGGCCTGAGTCATACCGTATTAACCTTCAGTTTGGTCCTATCGAAGCGGTAGGAAAAGCAACAGAAAAAACCTGGCAGTTGGTGACGTTGACCTTTGGTATGGTGACGAAGTTGGTAACTGGTGATGTGGCGCTTAAAAATCTAAGTGGTCCAATATCCATAGCGAAAGGGGCTGGAATGACCGCCGATTACGGTTTGGTGTACTTCCTTGGATTTTTAGCTCTGATTAGTGTGAACTTAGGGATAGTTAACTTGTTACCGCTTCCGGTACTTGATGGTGGACATTTAATGTATTTTGCCATTGAAGCTGTAACCCGTCGTCCCGTTTCTGAGCGTGTTCAGGATCTTGGCTATAGGGTGGGATCAGCCATTTTGGTTGCATTAATGGCCGTAGCGCTATTCAATGATTTTACCCGCCTTTAA
- a CDS encoding OmpH family outer membrane protein — translation MKQWIKAASLSLVILSSSMYAQAAEAAQKVGYVATNQAMAQLAKRYNVSEKLRKEFKDRIDELRGIENRMKTKVEKMKRDGELMSSTDRTKIQRELASLDSTYKLKAKALQEDQRRRGQEEEQKLVMKIRTAIQTVAKKEGYDIVIDAQAVLFANPKDDLSSKVITAVK, via the coding sequence TTGAAACAATGGATTAAAGCAGCAAGTTTAAGTTTGGTTATTTTATCATCTTCAATGTATGCGCAAGCAGCTGAAGCGGCACAAAAAGTGGGCTATGTTGCAACGAATCAAGCAATGGCTCAGTTAGCTAAGCGTTACAATGTATCTGAAAAACTACGAAAAGAGTTCAAAGATCGCATTGATGAGCTTCGCGGCATTGAAAATCGAATGAAAACGAAGGTCGAGAAAATGAAGCGTGATGGTGAGTTAATGAGCTCGACTGATCGTACTAAGATTCAGCGTGAATTAGCATCTCTTGATTCAACTTACAAGTTAAAGGCTAAAGCACTTCAAGAAGACCAGCGTCGTCGTGGTCAAGAAGAAGAGCAGAAATTAGTAATGAAAATTCGTACAGCAATCCAAACTGTAGCGAAGAAAGAAGGCTACGATATCGTGATTGATGCACAGGCTGTATTGTTTGCAAATCCTAAAGATGACTTATCTAGCAAAGTTATCACTGCAGTAAAATAA
- the fabZ gene encoding 3-hydroxyacyl-ACP dehydratase FabZ produces the protein MTSEKKTLNITEIQALLPHRYPFLMIDRVTDYEEGQTLTAYKNVSINEPLFTGHFPKMPIFPGVMILEAMAQATGLLAFKSFGAPSENELYYFASIDKAKFRKPVVPGDQLVLNVEFIKERRGIALFNGTAKVDGEVVCSAELKCARREF, from the coding sequence TTGACGAGCGAAAAGAAAACGTTAAATATCACAGAAATTCAGGCGCTTTTACCGCACCGTTACCCATTTTTAATGATTGATCGTGTAACGGATTACGAAGAAGGTCAAACGTTAACAGCATATAAAAATGTCTCAATAAACGAGCCTTTATTTACTGGCCATTTTCCTAAGATGCCTATTTTTCCTGGCGTGATGATTCTTGAAGCAATGGCTCAAGCTACTGGTTTATTAGCTTTTAAAAGCTTTGGTGCACCCTCTGAAAATGAGCTGTATTACTTTGCAAGTATTGATAAAGCGAAGTTCCGTAAACCTGTTGTTCCTGGCGACCAGCTTGTTTTAAACGTTGAGTTTATAAAAGAGCGCCGTGGTATTGCTCTATTTAATGGCACCGCAAAAGTTGACGGTGAAGTTGTTTGCTCTGCTGAGCTTAAATGCGCAAGACGAGAATTCTAA
- the lpxD gene encoding UDP-3-O-(3-hydroxymyristoyl)glucosamine N-acyltransferase, whose amino-acid sequence MARITLAEIADKLGAELRGDGSVEIQSIAGMEKAAEGQITFLSASKYRKHLAECQASAVMLKEADLPFFDGNALVLKDPYLGYALLAQLLDTTPKSASNIAPSAYIADDAIIGEGAAIGHNAVIESGAQIGANVQIGAGCFIGQNAVIGAGSKVWANVSIYHSVTLGSDCLVQSGAVIGSDGFGYANDRGKWVKIPQLGSVHVGNNVEIGACTTIDRGALDDTVIADGVIIDNHCQIAHNVSIGENTAIAGATTMAGSLKIGKHCFIGGATVINGHIEITDGVTITGMGMVMRPISEPGVYSSGIPLQTNREWRKTAARVMKIEEMNKRLKSVEKKLNESN is encoded by the coding sequence ATGGCACGTATTACTCTTGCTGAAATAGCAGATAAATTGGGTGCAGAACTTCGTGGTGATGGTTCTGTAGAAATTCAATCAATTGCCGGCATGGAAAAAGCAGCTGAAGGGCAAATTACCTTCTTATCTGCAAGTAAGTACCGTAAACATTTAGCAGAATGTCAGGCGTCAGCAGTCATGCTGAAAGAAGCCGATTTACCGTTTTTTGATGGTAATGCACTGGTATTGAAAGACCCATACTTAGGGTATGCGCTTCTTGCTCAATTATTGGATACGACCCCTAAATCTGCTTCAAATATTGCGCCATCTGCATATATTGCTGATGATGCAATAATCGGTGAAGGTGCAGCTATTGGTCATAACGCTGTTATTGAATCAGGCGCACAAATTGGTGCTAACGTACAGATAGGTGCAGGCTGCTTTATTGGGCAGAACGCGGTTATTGGTGCGGGCAGTAAAGTTTGGGCGAATGTATCTATTTACCACAGTGTGACATTAGGATCAGATTGCTTAGTACAATCAGGTGCCGTAATTGGTTCTGATGGTTTTGGTTATGCTAACGATCGTGGTAAGTGGGTCAAAATCCCACAACTAGGTTCTGTCCATGTTGGTAACAATGTAGAAATTGGAGCATGTACTACCATTGACCGTGGTGCGCTTGATGATACCGTTATTGCCGATGGTGTTATTATTGATAACCATTGCCAAATTGCCCATAACGTGTCTATCGGCGAAAACACTGCGATTGCTGGTGCAACAACAATGGCTGGTAGCTTAAAGATTGGTAAGCATTGCTTTATCGGTGGTGCGACAGTGATCAATGGTCATATTGAAATTACTGACGGTGTGACGATTACCGGAATGGGAATGGTAATGCGGCCTATCAGTGAGCCTGGTGTATACTCATCAGGAATACCATTGCAGACTAATCGCGAATGGCGTAAAACAGCGGCTCGAGTGATGAAAATTGAAGAGATGAATAAACGCCTTAAATCAGTTGAGAAAAAGCTGAATGAGAGCAACTAA
- the ispC gene encoding 1-deoxy-D-xylulose-5-phosphate reductoisomerase, producing MRKLTILGATGSIGSSTLAVAAQNPQLFEVVALAAGTNSQKMLELCRIWKPKYAAMASLQAAKELSVLLEKHEISTQVLAGDAGLCQVAALDEIDTVMAAIVGAAGLLPTMAGVKAGKRILLANKEALVMSGQMFIDACEQYGAELLPVDSEHNAIFQCLPADIQRAMGRCDLEEYGISKILLTGSGGPFRYTDIAELASVTPQMAIAHPNWSMGPKISVDSATMMNKGLEYIEARWLFNASREQLQVIIHPQSVIHSMVQYKDGSVLAQMGLPDMQTPIACAMSYPDRVDAGVAPLDFSKIGEFTFLPPDYSRYPCLKLAIDACYDGQAATTALNAANEIAVAAFLNNDIGFTDIAIINEQILNSANMATLVDLESVIELDMQARVLAHNIIRKVA from the coding sequence ATGCGTAAGTTAACGATTCTTGGTGCTACTGGCTCTATTGGAAGTAGTACATTGGCTGTTGCAGCACAGAACCCGCAATTGTTTGAGGTTGTTGCTTTAGCTGCCGGTACAAATAGTCAGAAAATGCTCGAGTTATGCCGTATCTGGAAACCAAAATACGCGGCAATGGCATCTCTACAGGCAGCGAAGGAATTGTCAGTATTACTGGAGAAGCATGAAATTAGTACCCAAGTTCTAGCGGGTGACGCTGGGCTCTGCCAAGTCGCTGCTCTTGATGAAATTGATACTGTCATGGCCGCAATAGTAGGGGCTGCTGGTTTATTACCGACAATGGCTGGTGTGAAAGCGGGTAAACGCATTTTATTAGCGAACAAAGAAGCTTTGGTAATGTCTGGCCAGATGTTTATTGATGCGTGTGAGCAATATGGTGCAGAGCTATTACCTGTTGATAGTGAGCATAATGCTATCTTCCAATGCTTACCTGCTGATATTCAGCGTGCAATGGGGCGTTGTGATCTGGAAGAGTACGGTATTAGTAAAATCTTACTAACGGGCTCTGGTGGACCATTTAGGTATACTGATATAGCTGAATTGGCATCAGTTACGCCGCAGATGGCAATTGCACATCCTAATTGGTCTATGGGACCAAAAATCTCTGTCGATTCCGCAACCATGATGAACAAAGGGCTTGAATATATTGAAGCTCGGTGGTTGTTCAATGCGTCTAGAGAGCAGCTGCAAGTGATTATTCACCCACAGTCCGTGATTCACTCCATGGTGCAATACAAAGACGGCTCAGTATTAGCGCAGATGGGATTACCCGATATGCAGACGCCCATTGCGTGTGCAATGTCCTATCCAGATAGAGTTGATGCTGGCGTTGCGCCATTAGACTTCAGTAAGATTGGCGAATTTACGTTCTTGCCGCCAGACTATTCACGCTACCCCTGTCTGAAACTCGCCATTGATGCGTGTTATGACGGTCAAGCGGCCACAACGGCATTGAATGCTGCGAACGAAATAGCGGTTGCGGCGTTTTTAAATAATGACATTGGGTTTACCGATATTGCGATAATTAATGAACAGATACTTAACTCTGCCAATATGGCAACACTGGTAGACTTAGAAAGTGTGATTGAGTTAGATATGCAGGCTCGTGTTTTGGCTCACAACATAATTCGTAAGGTAGCATGA